The window TAGTAACGACACTCAATTCCACCATTATATAATTTTCTATTTTTAGTAGCTTTTTTACCAAAAGCCTTTTCAAACTCTTCATAAGATGTGATTATATAGTAAGACCACTTAGGAAGTCTCATTCTACAAATATCTCCTAAAAGTCCATATAATCTCTCAACTGCTTCTTTATCTAATAATCTATCTCCATAAGGAGGGTTAGTTATTAGACAACCTTGTCTCTCTTCCATTTCAAGATCTAAGAAATTTTTACATTCTAATGTTATCTCTTCTTCAACACCAGCTTTCTTAATATTCTCTCTAGCAATTTCAATAGTATCAGCATCTATATCTGAACCAAATATTTTTACCTCTTTTTCATAATCCTCTTGTGAAAAAGCTTCATCTCTAACCTCTATCCAATCATTTTCTGGAATAATACTCCATCCTTCTGAAACAAAGTTTCTATTTGCCCCAGGAGCAATATTTCTAGCTATCATTGCTGCCTCTATAAGAATAGTTCCTGTTCCACACATTGGATCTACTAAAGGTCTATCTCCACCTTTCCATCTTGAAAGTTTTACAAGAGCTGCTGCCATAGTTTCTTTTATTGGAGCCTCATTTTTTATAGCTCTATATCCTCTCTTATGAAGTCCCTCTCCACTTGTATCAATCATAACAATAAAAATATCATTGTGAGCTTGAATTTTTATTGCATAACGAGGTCCATCTTCATAAAAATACTCTTTCTTATACTTCTCTTTTAATTTTTCAACAATAGCTTTCTTAGTTATTCTTTGGATATCTGATTTAGAAAAAAGTTTCGATTTTACAGAACTTACCCAACTAACAGGAAACTCTCCATTTTCTGGAATATAGTTTTGCCAATCTATCTTCTTTATATTTTTAAACAGTTCATCAAATGTAAAAGCTTTAAACTCTCCCATCTTAACAAAAACTCTATCTGCACATCTTAAATGTATATTTGCTTTAGGAATATCTCTAACTGTTCCGTCAAATTCAACTCTTCCATTAAAAGTCTTTACATTTTTAAACCCTAACTCTACACACTCATCTCTCACTATACTTTCAAGTCCCATTGTACTTGATGCTATTAAAGTTATATTTTCCATTTACTCTCCTTCA is drawn from Fusobacterium varium and contains these coding sequences:
- a CDS encoding class I SAM-dependent RNA methyltransferase; the encoded protein is MTLIASSTMGLESIVRDECVELGFKNVKTFNGRVEFDGTVRDIPKANIHLRCADRVFVKMGEFKAFTFDELFKNIKKIDWQNYIPENGEFPVSWVSSVKSKLFSKSDIQRITKKAIVEKLKEKYKKEYFYEDGPRYAIKIQAHNDIFIVMIDTSGEGLHKRGYRAIKNEAPIKETMAAALVKLSRWKGGDRPLVDPMCGTGTILIEAAMIARNIAPGANRNFVSEGWSIIPENDWIEVRDEAFSQEDYEKEVKIFGSDIDADTIEIARENIKKAGVEEEITLECKNFLDLEMEERQGCLITNPPYGDRLLDKEAVERLYGLLGDICRMRLPKWSYYIITSYEEFEKAFGKKATKNRKLYNGGIECRYYQYYGEKDGKNNR